A genomic region of Elaeis guineensis isolate ETL-2024a chromosome 9, EG11, whole genome shotgun sequence contains the following coding sequences:
- the LOC105051188 gene encoding uncharacterized protein, with protein sequence MQQTCVTIIPKAPASFMTGSLLTTSNGGSTAHCTVADALPPPPPLMATHFHRSTALLLLLILPHVLVGPVLASGGPDGGGGASEEFSEELLLKPLPDRKVLAHFHFQSTALPSATNGRHHFLFPKAIAQLVEKFRIKELELSFTQGRWNYENWGGSDPMSSTNAKPPGVELWTLFDLPITEVDATWKNLTHTLSGLFCASINFLESSTAYSAPRWGFHPNSDNLRYGALPREAVCTENLTPWLKLLPCRDKAGLASLLDRPSIYKGYYHSQRLRIVSAKLTGIVLEQTLTVVLQPNVRRNNPVSSTAGSLQPNWSMSSVFKKKITGQCVLAKVSRVFLELEESLVAELEKRVSRDSWSNPLFELSAMPDREIKELNALQDQSGSILYEFNVANSNEYEPLDVGMMWKVPLVWSCPHAPFHVSRFLMGSGNERGSLAISLQSTQSHEQFLGGSHACTVEVVVFQVVPWYVKVYYHTLQIFIDGKPQTVSDVIEKLQVTPSEDKLLPGTLELMLRFPCSMHSGTLTLDFDKGFLHIDEYPPDANQGFDIPSALVSFPGFQSSRSYHEDDSLKDSPLLLKFQEKNFMRSYTEVLLVPLTTPDFSMPYNVITFTCTVLALYFGSLLNVLRRRIDEEERELKSKAARPGLIPLLLSKLSSKLKRRTDESSQSSPSLSSSSPSILGPKLLFKVILVAGLAVFWNYFLNNG encoded by the exons ATGCAGCAAACCTGTGTTACCATAATACCAAAAGCCCCCGCAAGCTTCATGACTGGGAGTCTTCTCACGACCTCAAATGGCGGATCCACTGCTCACTGCACCGTCGCCGACGCcctgccgccgccgccgccactgATGGCGACGCACTTCCACCGCTCCACtgcccttctcctcctcctcatctTACCACACGTTCTTGTCGGGCCGGTCCTCGCTTCCGGCGGACCCGATGGCGGAGGAGGCGCATCGGAGGAGTTCTCGGAGGAGCTTCTTCTGAAGCCCTTGCCCGATCGGAAGGTCCTCGCCCACTTCCATTTCCAGAGCACCGCTCTGCCCTCCGCCACCAATGGCCGCCACCACTTCCTCTTCCCCAAGGCCATCGCCCAGCTG GTTGAAAAGTTCCGAATTAAGGAACTAGAATTATCTTTTACTCAGGGACGATGGAACTATGAAAACTGGGGTGGATCTGATCCGATGTCCAGCACCAATGCCAAGCCCCCGGGTGTCGAGCTGTGGACCCTCTTTGACCTTCCCATCACGGAAGTTGATGCCACTTGGAAAAATCTCACCCATACCCTTTCAGGTCTCTTTTGTGCATCCATCAACTTTCTTGAATCCTCCACAGCTTATTCTGCTCCCCGTTGGGGATTCCATCCAAATTCTGACAACCTAAGATATGGTGCATTGCCCCGTGAAGCAGTTTGCACTGAGAATCTCACTCCTTGGTTAAAGCTTCTCCCATGTCGAGATAAAGCTGGGCTGGCTTCTCTATTGGACAGGCCTTCTATTTATAAAGGCTACTACCATTCCCAAAGATTGCGGATAGTTTCAGCTAAACTTACTGGTATAGTTCTTGAGCAGACTCTGACTGTTGTGCTCCAACCAAATGTTAGAAGGAATAACCCAGTTTCTTCTACTGCGGGATCTCTCCAGCCTAATTGGTCCATGAGTTCAGTATTTAAAAAGAAGATAACAGGACAGTGTGTTCTTGCTAAAGTGAGTAGAGTATTCCTTGAACTAGAGGAAAGTTTAGTTGCTGAACTTGAGAAAAGGGTATCTAGAGATTCTTGGAGTAATCCTTTATTTGAATTGTCTGCTATGCCAGATAGGGAAATCAAAGAGCTCAATGCCTTGCAAGATCAAAGTGGTTCAATTTTATATGAGTTCAATGTTGCTAACTCCAACGAGTATGAACCTTTGGATGTGGGCATGATGTGGAAGGTTCCTTTGGTCTGGTCTTGCCCCCATGCACCATTCCATGTGAGCCGGTTTCTAATGGGAAGTGGAAATGAACGAGGCTCCCTTGCTATCTCATTGCAATCCACCCAGTCACATGAACAATTCTTAGGTGGCTCACATGCTTGTACAGTGGAAGTTGTTGTCTTTCAGGTTGTTCCATGGTATGTTAAAGTTTACTATCACACACTACAGATTTTCATAGACGGGAAGCCTCAGACTGTCTCTGATGTGATTGAAAAGTTACAAGTGACCCCTTCAGAAGACAAGCTGTTACCTGGGACATTGGAATTGATGCTTAGATTTCCTTGCAGCATGCATTCTGGTACATTGACTTTAGACTTTGACAAG GGATTCTTGCACATTGACGAATACCCTCCAGATGCTAATCAAGGTTTCGACATTCCATCAGCTTTAGTTAGTTTTCCTGGCTTCCAGTCAAGCAGAAGCTATCATGAAGATGACTCACTGAAAGACTCTCCCTTGCTACTTAAATTCCAG GAGAAAAATTTTATGCGGTCTTATACAGAAGTATTGCTTGTACCTTTAACAACTCCAGACTTTAGCATGCCTTATAATGTCATCACTTTTACTTGCACTGTGCTAGCATTATATTTTGGATCATTGCTCAATGTCTTGAGAAGAAGGATtgatgaggaagagagagaattGAAAAGCAAAG